The following are encoded together in the Pedobacter steynii genome:
- a CDS encoding porin yields MKLNQPVFYIALSLFLCPFIIRAQGIDIPVTSKTKLNFSGMLQSQFNYSLDDDVDVKGVHHAEKGQFAHNSFSVKRARLQLNATISDRINAVILVNFGDFTGNPENKVLENAFIKYSVNDYVNFQFGQFRPQFGQEDNYPVDFVQSIDYSNQYYLFGGNSWQSFQIGASFSGQIRDIAVPIQYAIGIFNGNNRNTVDNDDGKIIPARLVFGLSRQTHLGLSAGAGKNMGQKIWAYGVDVDYKKQLNEKWGVQLISEYKQGINSQQFFKQTEPLIPISRYAMRGIYVLPNVSYSFKNTRLKDLEFAFRYEYLDADFKQSGNARQSYIPMISASFAEAYAIRVQLGLQMDRFQENIPNTTEYNTNRVICQVQARF; encoded by the coding sequence ATGAAGCTTAATCAACCGGTATTTTATATCGCACTCAGTTTATTTCTATGCCCCTTTATCATCAGGGCCCAGGGAATTGATATTCCCGTTACCTCTAAAACAAAACTCAATTTCTCGGGAATGCTCCAAAGTCAGTTTAATTATTCTCTGGATGATGATGTTGATGTTAAAGGGGTACACCATGCTGAAAAAGGACAATTTGCACACAACTCTTTTTCCGTTAAACGGGCAAGGTTACAGCTCAATGCTACGATCAGTGACCGTATCAATGCAGTTATTTTAGTCAATTTTGGTGATTTTACGGGAAATCCTGAAAATAAAGTGCTGGAAAATGCCTTTATTAAATATAGTGTCAATGACTATGTGAACTTTCAGTTCGGACAATTTCGTCCGCAATTCGGACAGGAAGACAATTACCCGGTAGATTTTGTGCAATCTATAGATTATTCCAATCAGTATTACCTGTTTGGAGGCAATAGCTGGCAAAGTTTCCAGATTGGTGCCAGTTTCTCCGGACAGATCAGGGACATTGCTGTTCCCATTCAATATGCTATTGGCATATTTAACGGAAACAACCGGAACACGGTAGACAATGATGATGGCAAAATCATCCCGGCAAGATTGGTTTTTGGATTGAGCAGGCAAACTCATCTAGGCCTTAGTGCAGGTGCAGGAAAAAATATGGGACAGAAGATCTGGGCCTATGGTGTTGATGTCGATTATAAAAAGCAACTCAATGAAAAATGGGGTGTTCAACTCATTTCTGAATATAAACAAGGCATCAACAGTCAACAGTTTTTTAAACAGACAGAACCATTAATCCCTATCAGCAGATATGCCATGAGGGGAATTTATGTGCTCCCGAATGTCAGCTATAGCTTTAAGAACACCCGTTTAAAAGACCTTGAATTTGCCTTCCGTTATGAATACCTTGATGCGGACTTTAAACAGTCAGGAAATGCCAGACAAAGTTATATCCCTATGATAAGTGCTTCCTTTGCTGAAGCCTATGCAATCCGGGTACAGCTGGGGCTTCAGATGGACCGGTTTCAGGAAAACATTCCAAACACAACAGAATACAATACCAATAGAGTGATCTGCCAGGTGCAGGCAAGGTTCTAA
- a CDS encoding CAP domain-containing protein: MKIITVTLCLLFPLLSPNAVQRSDPDDSWTREELRMANTAGNADYLTAEEKDMVIYMNLARMDGARFFDTYFQEFVDAHNQEMQQYGNYEEVKVSRNSSYYRSLRRDLENVKNFPVFWPDEALSRIARAHGKDLNRNNFTGHKSSDGRSVAQRIGAVYPNKSNGECLAFGFSSGLSNICMLLLDKGVADLGHRKILLNTSSKLNTVGLSIQSHKRYRYTAVIDFVSLPD; the protein is encoded by the coding sequence ATGAAAATAATTACAGTCACCCTTTGTCTCTTATTTCCCCTACTCTCTCCAAATGCAGTTCAAAGATCAGATCCGGACGACAGCTGGACAAGAGAAGAATTGAGAATGGCCAATACTGCCGGCAATGCCGATTATCTTACTGCCGAAGAAAAAGACATGGTCATTTACATGAACCTGGCCAGAATGGATGGGGCAAGATTTTTCGATACTTATTTCCAGGAATTTGTGGATGCACACAACCAGGAAATGCAGCAATACGGAAACTACGAGGAAGTAAAGGTGAGCAGAAACAGCAGTTATTACAGAAGTCTGCGCAGGGATCTGGAGAATGTTAAGAATTTTCCCGTATTCTGGCCCGATGAAGCATTAAGCAGAATCGCCAGAGCTCATGGAAAGGACCTGAACAGAAATAATTTTACCGGTCATAAATCCAGCGACGGACGCTCAGTTGCCCAGCGTATCGGAGCGGTATATCCTAATAAATCCAATGGGGAATGTCTGGCTTTTGGTTTTAGTTCCGGCTTATCTAATATATGTATGTTATTGCTGGACAAAGGTGTTGCCGACCTGGGGCACCGAAAAATCCTTCTGAATACCTCTTCAAAATTGAATACAGTAGGCTTGAGTATTCAGTCTCATAAACGCTATCGCTACACTGCGGTCATTGACTTTGTATCCCTTCCGGATTAA
- a CDS encoding FMN-binding glutamate synthase family protein, which yields MKQKEFRSLLGTVFLWIALLGIVALIVNAFYQKSAFYLLIALPIILVTALAYDRFQSKHAVLRNYPVIGRLRYFFESIRPEMRQYFFESELDGKPFNRRQRSIVYQRAKNERETVAFGMQVDPYQEGYEWVSHSIYPKKLTNMDLRVKVGGQNCLQPYNLSILNIGAMSFGALSKTAIQSLSNGANLNKFAHNTGEGGISPYHVKGGGDLIWQVGTGYFGCRDAEGKFDPALFQKNSKREYVRMIELKLSQGAKPGHGGILPAAKNTPEIAEIRNVVAGTTILSPPAHSTFSNATGLMRFIQQLRELSGGKPVGFKLCIGSKQEFIDICEAMSLTRISPDFITIDGAEGGTGAAPLEYTDYVGMPLLDALAFVNTSLKKYGLRDDIKILASGKIITGFDIMRVVALGADACYSARGMMMALGCIQALKCDSGKCPVGIATQDKSLFKGIDVTDKKHRVANFHKNTVHATIELMEACGFDTLSEIKPERFNRRIDTTKTLNFKDIYFS from the coding sequence ATGAAACAAAAAGAATTTCGTTCCTTACTTGGAACAGTATTTCTTTGGATCGCCTTACTAGGCATTGTAGCTTTAATCGTGAATGCGTTTTACCAAAAATCGGCATTCTATCTATTGATCGCATTGCCGATTATTCTGGTTACCGCTTTGGCTTACGACCGATTTCAGTCGAAACATGCAGTATTGCGCAATTACCCGGTTATTGGCCGGCTACGTTATTTCTTCGAGTCTATCAGACCAGAGATGCGTCAGTATTTTTTCGAATCCGAACTGGACGGAAAACCTTTTAACCGTCGCCAACGCTCTATTGTTTACCAAAGGGCAAAGAATGAAAGAGAAACTGTTGCTTTTGGTATGCAGGTAGACCCTTATCAGGAAGGATACGAATGGGTATCACACAGTATTTACCCTAAAAAATTAACCAATATGGACCTTCGGGTGAAGGTAGGCGGGCAAAATTGTTTACAGCCTTACAACCTGAGCATCCTGAACATTGGAGCCATGAGTTTTGGTGCATTGAGCAAAACAGCCATCCAATCGCTAAGTAATGGCGCAAATCTCAATAAGTTTGCACACAATACCGGCGAAGGAGGAATCAGTCCTTATCACGTTAAAGGTGGTGGCGACCTGATCTGGCAGGTAGGTACCGGATATTTCGGATGCCGGGACGCGGAAGGAAAATTTGATCCAGCTTTATTTCAAAAGAACTCTAAAAGAGAATATGTCAGGATGATTGAGTTAAAATTATCCCAGGGTGCAAAACCAGGACATGGTGGTATTTTACCGGCCGCTAAAAATACCCCTGAAATTGCAGAGATCAGAAACGTGGTGGCTGGGACGACTATCCTGTCCCCTCCCGCTCACAGCACTTTCTCTAATGCAACTGGCCTGATGCGCTTTATTCAGCAATTGCGCGAGCTGTCAGGAGGTAAACCTGTAGGGTTTAAATTATGTATCGGAAGTAAACAGGAATTTATTGACATCTGTGAAGCCATGTCGCTGACCAGGATTTCTCCCGATTTTATTACCATAGATGGTGCAGAAGGTGGAACCGGAGCAGCACCTCTTGAATATACCGACTATGTGGGGATGCCATTACTGGATGCCCTTGCATTTGTAAACACCTCCCTAAAAAAATATGGCCTTAGAGATGACATTAAAATTCTGGCTTCAGGGAAAATCATTACCGGATTTGACATCATGAGGGTGGTTGCGCTTGGAGCAGATGCCTGTTACAGTGCGAGGGGAATGATGATGGCTTTAGGTTGTATTCAGGCCTTGAAATGCGATAGCGGTAAATGTCCGGTAGGTATTGCTACCCAGGACAAGAGCCTGTTTAAGGGAATTGATGTAACTGATAAAAAGCACCGGGTGGCTAACTTCCATAAGAATACTGTTCATGCGACCATAGAATTAATGGAGGCTTGTGGTTTTGATACCCTTTCTGAGATTAAACCAGAGCGTTTTAACAGAAGGATTGACACGACAAAAACGTTGAATTTCAAAGATATTTATTTCTCCTAA
- a CDS encoding TonB-dependent receptor: MKHFYKLLSITVLLFLSVNTFAQLASVPARGSITGKVSSNDGKPAGYVNVQIVENNRRTLTKEDGTFSFHNLKSGEYTVKTSYVGLQVQSQKVIVTEGQTTKVDFILSENSSELNEVIIAGTHSQNLKPAAMGKIAIAPKDLPQSIQIISSQTITDQQASRLSDVLKNVNGIALGTTRGTTGENFFARGYSLGANNYFKNGARTNSGSLPETSTLESIEVLKGSAALLYGNVSSGAVINMVTKKPKFEYGAEVSMRAGSYDFYKPSADIYGPISKDLAFRVIGTYENAKSFRNTVKSDRYYVNPSLLYNISEKTSLLVQGDYLEYDLTPDFGIGSLGGKIPTTIGRSEFFNTVWAYNKGKQATASAELNHQFNANWKLNAIGSFQSFDRNYFSSERIQASEIGDWERKLSRQKTSEDYYTGQINLNGIFNTGSVKHTLLVGVDGDRYMNLTNTFNLSTSAVYDKINTLDPNKFVPRTDMPDTQILSSSKTPTDRVGLYFQDLIALSEKIKVLAGLRYSYQAVGVPKIHTVSTGETAKSTTVRARYEQAFSPRVGLVYQPLKTTSVFASYSNNFSPNSGVDINGDNMKASIIDQYEVGVKNELFDGKITANLSLYKIINHDFAQAVVLPNNEPTAAREFAGETTSDGLEIDLSGTIVSGLNFLAGYSYNFMRYTKTPGKPVNNVVGERIVGNTAHTANGTLFYTFSEGAVKGLKLGASAFYTGKRMAGWNNTYADLTSPTGSRLIPVGDFTTFDFTAGYSFKKLSLLAKVSNIGNTLNYYVHENYSINPIPPRQFMTTISYRF; the protein is encoded by the coding sequence ATGAAACACTTTTACAAACTACTCAGCATTACAGTGCTCCTTTTTTTATCTGTAAACACATTTGCACAACTTGCGTCGGTCCCTGCCAGGGGAAGTATTACCGGAAAAGTAAGCTCCAATGATGGAAAACCTGCCGGATATGTTAACGTTCAGATTGTGGAAAACAACAGAAGAACCCTGACAAAAGAGGATGGAACTTTTAGTTTCCATAATTTAAAATCCGGTGAATACACCGTAAAGACTTCTTATGTAGGTTTACAGGTGCAATCGCAAAAGGTAATCGTAACAGAAGGTCAAACTACCAAAGTTGACTTTATCCTGTCCGAAAACTCCTCAGAATTGAATGAGGTAATTATCGCAGGTACACACAGTCAGAATCTCAAGCCAGCTGCAATGGGTAAGATTGCCATTGCTCCAAAAGATTTGCCACAATCCATTCAGATTATCAGCAGCCAGACCATTACAGATCAGCAGGCAAGCAGGTTAAGTGATGTATTGAAAAATGTAAACGGTATAGCCCTTGGAACAACAAGAGGAACTACCGGAGAGAATTTTTTCGCTCGCGGTTATAGCCTTGGAGCCAATAACTATTTTAAAAACGGTGCCAGAACAAATTCAGGTTCTTTACCTGAAACCAGTACACTGGAAAGCATAGAAGTATTAAAAGGTAGTGCTGCATTACTTTACGGAAATGTAAGCAGCGGAGCGGTCATCAATATGGTAACCAAAAAACCTAAATTCGAATACGGCGCTGAAGTTTCCATGCGTGCAGGCAGTTACGATTTTTACAAACCCAGTGCTGATATTTACGGACCTATCAGTAAAGACCTTGCTTTCCGTGTGATTGGAACATATGAAAATGCAAAGAGCTTTAGAAACACCGTAAAGTCTGACCGCTACTATGTCAATCCTTCATTACTATATAACATCAGTGAAAAAACCAGCCTTTTAGTTCAGGGTGATTACCTGGAATACGACCTGACTCCTGATTTTGGAATCGGTTCTTTAGGCGGAAAAATCCCGACTACAATTGGACGTTCTGAATTTTTCAACACAGTTTGGGCTTACAATAAAGGAAAACAAGCTACGGCATCTGCAGAACTGAACCATCAGTTTAACGCCAACTGGAAATTAAATGCGATCGGATCCTTCCAGTCGTTTGACAGAAACTATTTCTCTTCAGAGAGAATCCAGGCTTCTGAGATCGGTGACTGGGAACGTAAATTGAGTCGCCAGAAAACATCAGAAGACTACTATACCGGGCAGATCAACTTAAACGGTATTTTCAATACCGGATCTGTAAAACATACTTTATTAGTAGGTGTGGATGGAGACAGGTATATGAATTTAACGAATACCTTTAATCTGTCCACTAGTGCTGTTTACGATAAAATCAATACTCTTGACCCTAATAAGTTCGTGCCAAGAACAGATATGCCGGATACGCAAATATTGTCCTCATCAAAAACCCCTACCGATCGTGTTGGTTTATATTTCCAGGATTTAATTGCCTTATCTGAAAAGATTAAAGTACTCGCTGGTCTGCGTTATTCTTATCAGGCAGTAGGCGTTCCGAAAATACATACCGTATCTACGGGAGAAACGGCAAAATCAACAACGGTGCGTGCCAGATACGAACAGGCTTTTTCTCCCAGAGTAGGTCTTGTTTATCAACCTTTAAAAACTACCTCTGTTTTTGCCAGCTATTCCAATAACTTTTCGCCAAATAGCGGCGTTGACATCAACGGTGACAACATGAAGGCCTCCATCATTGATCAGTATGAAGTAGGTGTTAAAAATGAGTTGTTTGACGGAAAGATTACGGCTAACCTGTCTTTGTATAAAATCATCAACCATGATTTCGCACAAGCAGTGGTGTTACCGAATAACGAACCAACCGCAGCCAGAGAATTTGCAGGAGAAACGACCAGTGACGGATTAGAAATTGACCTTTCAGGAACCATCGTTTCCGGATTAAATTTCCTTGCAGGTTATAGCTATAACTTTATGCGTTATACCAAAACACCAGGAAAACCGGTAAACAATGTTGTCGGAGAACGCATTGTAGGAAATACCGCTCACACGGCCAATGGAACTTTATTTTACACCTTTAGTGAAGGAGCGGTAAAAGGACTTAAACTGGGAGCTTCCGCCTTCTATACCGGTAAACGTATGGCAGGATGGAACAATACTTATGCTGATTTGACCAGCCCTACCGGCTCACGTCTGATCCCTGTTGGAGATTTCACCACATTTGATTTTACTGCAGGATATAGCTTTAAGAAATTATCCCTTCTGGCTAAAGTTTCGAACATAGGCAATACGCTCAACTACTATGTTCATGAGAACTATAGTATCAACCCTATTCCTCCAAGACAATTTATGACAACAATAAGCTACAGATTTTAG